The genomic interval ATTCTTTGGTTGGTTTCTTTCAAGTCCTCTATTTCTGCTTCGAGTTTTTTGATATAAATCTGATAGTCTTGCAATCGTTCATCAGGCTTTTCTCTCATCTCTTTTATTCGTGCTTCCAAGAAGTCGATTTTTGAAGACTGTTTAGATATAGTCCTCCGCAGATCCGCAGTAAATGCAGCCACATCGTCGTTATCGTATTTCTTATTGCAGAACCAGCACATATTCAAAACTCCATGTGGGTTCCCATATAGTAGAGTCCAACCACAACGATAATATCCAAGACAAATGTAATGGTTTTGATTTCGTCCATAAACTATTCCTCCATAAGAATGACGATGACTTTCTTCCCTGCCCATGATACAGGTAAATAGATCATGGATGCAGTTTCCGTTTTTTTTGTCACAACCTTTTCCCGATAATTCTTCTCGTGAAGCTCGAATTCTCTTTTCATATATGCACCTCATACAGGAGGTGAGAAGGCCTGACAATAGTAAGAGCCTTCTTCACGTACTATAATACGTACTCAAAAGTATTTATATTCATCTACTATAATAAAAATTGATAGGGTCGATAGATATTGAAAAATCAAGAGAAATGTTGGCAAAAGGTAGGATATGCGGTCCGGGATTGGGACTTCCGTGCTATCATGGGACTTTCCGCGGCGCAGGAGGCAAATCAAAACCGGTAATTCCTGTTTCAAAAATATCCCAAGTTATCTCTTTGACCTCCAATGAAAGTTATATGAGGCTGTAATTTATGGAAAATGATCAACATACGGCTTAATTGACAAAAACGCAACTGCAGTACCGGTCACTACTTATCTAAATAGAACATGAAAAGATAAATACCATGCGAATCCTGTATCCAGCAGTCAGTATGCAAAGGAATATTTTCTGAAAGGTTCAACTGTTCACCTTTAAAATCTTTGAAATCACCAATATCTTTTGTTATCGTTTGATGGGGCGATAAAATATCTATTTTACCCATATAGGATTCATAAAATTTCCATTCACTTTTTGGAGTAGTAGTCTTAAAAATTCCTATTTGAATATCTCTCATAATATCATCGCCTAAATTCTCGAGGGAGAAAGAATCTCTTGAAATTGCAGCATTTAGGTGTATTTTATGTGATTTCATTATTGAAGGGGTTATAGATAATAATGGTCTCGCATCTATAACAAAGTCGGTGTATAGTGGATTAGTTGGGGGTGGGGGGGAATTATATTGAGAACTTGATGATTTTAACTGTTCATTTACTGCCTCATTCGCGTTTTTAGTAAATTGTTGTTTTAATCGGCTTTTCAAGTCAGTAAGACCATCTGCAATTTCTGGCAGCTCCGAAACACCTTTCAAAATAGCGTAAACTCCTCCAATCGAACCGACCATTACAATAGCTGCTTCAATTATCCATGACCCAGAATAAGATTCATAAATTTTTATTTTAGGCAAATTTTTTTCAGGAATGCCAAGTCGATGGAAATATTCATTGATTATTGGTTGGCTTGAATCGATTAAAGTTTCTTCCCAGGTTCTATGAAATTCAGAAAAGAAAAGACTTCCATTATCTCTTTTAAACCAAACATCTTTCCCCTCATATTTAGGAAGAGTTCCAAACCAAAAAAAAGTTTCTTCAGAGAAACTCATTGTAGCTCTAATTTTTGCTAATATTGTTTCTTTTTCCACTTTAATCCACCTTTTTTCTTTTGAGTTACCATTCTCTTCCATATATTTAATTACTTGCATCAAGAATTTATATTTTCATGTATGAGGAGGTTGTGCTACAAAGGGTATGCAATCCTATTGTTAAGGTAAAACTATGCCTTTATACATCAAAACTCAATAGCAAAGCTTTACAAAGCTCATAAAGGCCTTAAAATTGATCTTTACTATTGACAATAAAGGTCATAAGAAGAATTTTGACTGGGAATCCGATAGGGCTGATGGAAAAAAGTTTAAAATCATAATCAGTGATCATATCTAACGGAAATTCTGGTAAAAGGGCTAATACGGACTTTATGAAATGACCCCTTTATATACTTTATATACCTATTGAGGCAGTTTATAAAGAAGATATTACTTCCGCTTCGGTTTTCCACTATCAGGAGAGTTCTTCCTAAATTTTCAACAATGTGATTGTAAATTTCCTTTCATAGATATATATACTTCTCAACTGTCAAAAAATCAAATTTTCATTATCAAGCGCAATTTTCCACACTTCTGCTTATTACTTACTAATAAGAGTTATATTATTTACTAATAAGAAAAAACGCCCTACTTTTTGATATAAGGCAGAAGTGTGGAAAATTGCGCTTGCTATTGGAAAATGCCATTTTATGGAGTATATAAAGTATATAAATCTTTTAGATAAGAATTTACACAGTGTCAAAAAAGTTTTGGAAGTTAGTCTCCAAAGAGTTCGCCTGCTAGAGAAAATAAAAATAAAAATAAAATAATATTTACTTCATGCCTTCTCAGACCCTTCTACTCTACTTGATATTGAATTTGAAGGTAAATATTTTTTGCCATCTTGAATCAGGTATCCTTCGGAAACCAAATAATTTAGATCTTCTTTTGAGACTCTGGTGTCACTGGAATAGATATACCCCCGGCGTTTTAGTTCAGGTACCAATCTTTGAAATATCCTCTGGGAATCTTTCTCTAGCTCTTTGATGGGAAACCCAAGATCTTTGAGTAATTTGAATTGGGGAACTGATACTTTAGCGGGTTTTCCGTCCTGTGGTCGCGTTACTGCTCCTGCCACTACTTGTTGATATGCTATTTCTATTCCCTCTGCAACATTACCATTACATAATTGAATCATATATGAAAGATGATCCAGAAACCCCATCGGATATTGATAACGGGGTATACTAGCGTTTCTATTATCCTCTTTAGTCCCGGTATTACCTCGAACTTTTCCATCGTTGATATATTCATCCCCGTCCACTTTTCGGGCAGCTATTAGACGGTGGTCGGATGATATAAGACTGCCACCAGCGATTCCCTGCCCTATTGAGCGGCCATAAAGATTGCTAATCCAATTTAATCCATTCCCCTCAAATTGTTTTCTCCATGAACCATTCACCATTTCTAAGTTGGTAGGTGTAGAAGTCATCCCTAAAATATGAGAGGCATAAGATTTTTCTTTGAGTATTTTGCTGAATTTGAGTGGACCATATATTATTCCGTCTCTAGGGTGTGGACTAATAACAGTGGTCTCTTTTATATGTTTCAAAAGGTCTTGATAGAGTGCAGCGTTATGTTTTTCCAAGATAAGATCATTAAATACAAATTTAAGAGGGCGATCACTCATATAATCGTAAGTGAATATCCCCGGGCGGTCGAGATGATATATCTTCCTGAATGTTCCATCCCCAACTCTTTTTTCTAAATATACCCATCTATTGAGTAGAGAGATACACCCTATCTCTTTCATAGTTAAATATGACCCCCCTTCCTCGTATGCTATCTTTATAATCACATTCAACTCCTCTTCCAATGATGATATGTTTTCTGGTGCTACTGAAATATCAAGAATCTTTATAGCTTCTTCTACCGAAAGACGTGTGATCTTATTAGCCGATCCGGATTTGTACCTTAATATATCTGTTTTGGGAACATCCATATCTATAAAATCAATTTGGTCGATAATATTAACATGAGCTCCCAATGCTGGAATAAGGGGAGAGTCAGGACTAAATAAATGAGAATTAACTTTCTGATACGTAGTTACCAATACTAAAGGCTCCGTTAAGTAAATCGCTTTCTTGGATTTTTTTGCAATATCATTTTGTCCTATTGCCAATAGTAACGCTGTGTATACCCATCTTGGACAAACATCCCAATCCTCTCCTATTTTATTAAATAATATTTGATCTCCATAGAATCCCCCGGCGGAGAAATCTTCAAGATATTCTTGCTTTAACAACCCGGAAAGATCTCTGACATTGATAGCCCCCTTTGATTCGCAATTTTTGCAAATTAGACGGTCTACATACCTCATTTTTTTCACGTCCAACCCTTCTTTTACCAACTCCTCCACCCTGGGACATATTTCCAGACTTGATGGATTATCCAAAAACGGCATTTCACATTTCTTCAACCTCTGTACTACTTGCTGTCGAACTTCCGTAGAATGAACAATAAAGTTGAGTCGTTCTTTTGGTATGACCTTTTTCGCATAAGTGATGCTAGCCCATGTTTTTCCGGTATTGAAAGGAGTTGTCAGTAAAAGATCCGTATCTCCTGAGAGTATATCATCAATTTTACCAGCTACCTGTTTGAACTGTTTGAGAATTTTACCAGCTTCGTTATTTTTTTCATTCTCAATTTCCCACTGGGATTTCTTTCTATTTTCCTTTCCTTGTGTCTTATCGACCGTTTTTTCAAGATCCTCATGAAGTTTTTTCTCTTTCCATATAGGACAATTGGGGCATAACTCATCGACGTATTTCGAACATTTTTCCTGAATTGTGGTACATCTGGGAGGTATCAACCCCTTTCTTTTAATTGGTATCAGATTTTTAGCTGTTGTTGACCTCTTATACTGGTTTTGAACAGAAAAGTATTGATGAACATGTTCTGAGCTTCCTCCATTTGCTAATATTTCGCATGCAGCGTAGGTCATCCACGCCCATCCACTTCCGTCTGTGGTTTCCGTATGAAGTTTGTAATTTTCCTGGAAACAATATCTTAGGGAACCAAGTAATTCATCGAAATTTCCGACCTTGGGGATATCATCATAGTATAACCGGGAACGATGATTGAAATCTGAATTGTTGTTGGGTTTGTCGCCCCAAAGATTCAGAACACTATCCTCGCCCGGAAACTTCACAATTTGCATGTTAGTTTCAGGCAGGGTCATCATGAATTCAATACCTTTTTCTCTTGGTAAAGTTTCCAGCGTTAGAGGATCTACTATTTCTGATCTGGTTTTTGTTCTGTTGTGGAATTGAAACGGTAATCTGACAAGACCACCGGGGTTCTTAGCGCCTACTTGATCCTGTGATGGGAAGACCTCTAATTCCATCAATCCATTGAATTTCAAAACAAGTAGAAGAAATTCCCTGGTATATTCAGCTTTCCACGGAGAACATAATATTCCTACTCGGGCACCATCATCAATTTTACCAGCAGTCGCTTCTATATACGGATGTGCTCCACATTCTACTAATGTCTGGTAAACCGCTCTGGCCTTCTCCCTTACGTGGTTTTCTCCATAATGAGCATCAATATCTATAGTGGGATTTTTCACGGTTTGATCCCGGGGATTAATGCAGTAAGTTCCTATAGTACAGGTATCCTCGGCTATGGATTTTCTGAGTAGTTCTTCCGTTAAGGGTGAAATCCTTTTTTCATAGCCATACTTCCCTTTCTCATTGGGCTTTGTATCCTGTTTAGACCAAATATCCCATCTTGAAATAATCCGTTGATAGACATCGATCTCACTGTGGGAGATGTCTTTATTAGGGAGTGTGGCCGTGTTAGTCATAGGTATAATTCCCGATAGGCCTTGGTCCGGCCTATCAAATATTTTTTTCTTACATTCTCTTTTTAATTATTTTCTCCAATTCTCAGAAATTCCTCTGCTAGGCCCTCAGCAACATCACTTTCAACCCATGCATAAGCTCCAGCAACGTCTAGCCCTTCGACTGGTTGGGAATTATATATTTTATGCCAATATATCCAGGGGAGGATTGCATCAAAAAGTTCTTCTAACTCTCGAACCTGATCCTCGGTGGGATCCTTGTTAAGATCCAGAGAGACGCAACTTAATTCAGGGTGTTTGAGCCATCCATTGTTAATATGTACTCTTATTTTCTTATCTGAGATCCAGACAACAGATGCTTTATATTTTTTGATCTTCGTTATCATATTTTTTCTCCTATCTCAGAAATTCGCCATCAAGAGATATGGAGAAATGTATATATTCCTAAAAGGTAGACTTAGCATTTGAATCACTCGCTTGGTGTGTGTGATTTGAACCGGTAGTTTTTACTCTGATCGGTTGAGCTACTGGTTTCATCATGATTGTTCCTTTCACGATACTGAAGTCAAGCACATCACCAACTGTTAATTTGAGATCCCTCATGAATTCGGCAGGGATAACAATGGAGGCACTTGAACCAATTTTCTGTATTTTGCGTTTCATATTTTTAACCTCTATGACATTGTATAGATATTTCCTATATATATACTCAATTAATTATAGTCCCTCACTTATAATTTAGTGCAATGACCCTATACATTCTGATTTTGATTCGTTCAGGGTCTCTTTATAATCAGTATTTTCACTGTATTTGCTATCGTTATTTGCGTCTGAATTGTTAGCGTATATTTTAGCGTCTTTGCTACCAAGTGAAGGACTCATAATATTCAGTAAATCTCCAGTTTGCTGCATACTTTTTGAAAAAATAAGTAAGGGGATCGCCTTACTTACCACGGCAATTCTGGATGCTCTCTCAGATTTTGAAAATATGCCTTTATAAAGCCAAGTTGACATCTGAAAGATTCTTTAACCATTTTATTCACATCCTCTGCTGGCTCATTCCTCAGCTTATCAATATCCTCAGACTTGAAACCTGGAGCTTCATGATAACCGCTTGCAGTAACGATAGTTGTTCCATTTTCATGATACACCGTGCTTGGTTTGCCCCCTGGCAGGTCAAAACTCCGAGATGGCCAGGTTTTATAGGTATTGGACGCAGGGACTTTTACACGCTGTAGTACTGTCTCAACTGGTTTCTTTTTTGCCGGTGATGCATTTGAAGGAGTGGTCTTGGGTGTGATAATCACGAGTGTTGTGGTGATTTCACACTTCAGATCACGTGTTACTTCTGATTGTAGTGCAACTTGTTCGGGAATGGTCTCAGTTGGTGCAGTAACTTGTATTATAGGTTCAGCTACTGGTATCGTTTCAGGATTTACTATTGCTGATCCCCGTTGTGAATCTTGTATTGCTTCGGGCTCCTGCATCATTTGTAGTGGTTGCTGTTCTGCTTCCACTGCCTGAGTTGCTTCAACTGGCGTCTGTACAAGTTCTTCTGTTGACTGTACTTGAGTTATTTTGGGCGTTTTGCTTTGTTCCTGCTGCGGTATTTCTGCTACCGGATATAAAACAATTTCAGTTGTATCCTGTGTAGCTTCTTGTATTTCTGGTGTCGCTTCACAGCTTATCGGCTCGGATTCCTGGTCAACCTTTTTATTATCGGGTTGCGTGTTTACTTTTTGAATCGAACTGTTTTCCAGTTGGTTCTCGATCGCCTGTAGTTCATTCTTTGCGGGAAGGGCTACAGGTTCGATATTCTTCTCTTCTTCAAGATTCGGTTCTTCCGAATGCTGTATGTTTGTCGTGTCTAATTTTGTCATAATATCTGTCTCGTTATATAATTTGTTCGAAATCTGTTCATTTACCGGGAAAGTCACCTATGTGAATCGATATTATCCCGATAAAAAGAAGGCAGAGGCTTTTCAGTCGAACAGTGCCCTCATGATGTCATCCCCGTTCTCTTCACATTCTTTGGCTGACTGGTAAATCCAGCCTTTTTCCTTGATATTCTTCCATTTGCCAACACGTCGCATTTTCAAATCTTCCCACTGTTTTCCGACCGTACTCACTGAGCTTACGAGATGCTTCCAGCTGGGATATACATCTATATACTTATTTTTTCTAGCATATATTGCTGTATCCTGGTCTGTTTCATAGAATCTTGCATCTCCATCATCACCAACCAGCTTTAGATGGCAGTACCATTTACTATCGACATATGCGAATATTTGTTCAGGTCCGTCGATAATAACACCATTCTCATATGGTTTTATATCTGCGCGAGATAGCATAGTGATACATCGGCTACACCCAAAATTATTACCTAACTCCGTCTCGGATATTTTTGATCTCTTAGCGAGATTTATATTTTTTGAAGGCATGTTAACCTCCGGATTAGTTCGTTCCCAAATCGATTCATTGTATCTTGGGCAACCTTTTTATTCTCGCATGCCAATTCTATATCCTGAGAACATGTCCTCGGATAATGTTTTCCTGTATCCTGCGCTTTGATCTTGCCCGACCCAGGCGCAGGATTTGCATTAATTCTTTTACTCATTTTATATCACGTCCGGATCTATATTACCGGACAATACTATAATCGTCTAACAGTATATATACTTATAGGGTGTATATAGCTTTGCCGATAGCGTTTTTTCGAGAAAATTTCAAAAAAAATACTGAACAAAGTGTCTCAAATTGTCTCAAAATGAGAAAAAAATCGACATCGGTTAACAGTGTACTATTGGATAAAATAATATACTAATTATACAATACGGCAATACAAAAAAAGAATATCCGAAGGACTATTTTTTACCTTTCTTGCCCTTACCCTTGCCGTTCTTTTTACCAGTCTTTTCATCTGCCCAACTCTGGAAGTGCTATTGCCTACCTGTTTTAGATAGATATCCCTATCCGTAGCACGGATGCTTCTCTCAATCCCATAACAAAGCTCTACTTGATAGCGACTGGATCTACCATTGAATAACTAAGGCTATTGAATTCGTTTTACAAGTCCCTTAAATATCTTCAAAAATGATACCAGTTCAAACTCAGGAAGCTTAAATGAATGTGCCTGACTCGAAGCGAAATCTGCCTGACTTCGTGAGCGGGCCTGTTAAATATTTTAGTATTTCCCGCTGGGAACCGCCAGAAATATCTTTTATCAAAAAAAGAAAATTCTAAATAGTCTTATCTCGGGCTTTCTCTAATCTAGCAGCATATTTTTCAGGATGCGCCTTGTCATATTTTCTTACTCTTGCTCTATGAGCTGTAGTATCTTTCCAATATTTCCGCTCCTTCTGATAGCGGTTATGCGCTTCCTTACCATGTAGAACGCATAAGAGCTGATTATAATACCGGTCAAATGTAAGATCCTTTCCACAGACTTTACACCGAGGAGTAGTTTTCATATACCATTATACTGTTTCCAAAGTATAAATATGTCTCTCCATCTCGTTTTAGCATGGAATTATTAATTTAATTAAGGGCCTATCCGAAAAGTCAATAATGGCATGTGTAAAAGTTACAATAGGTATATAATGTTCAAGCATCCGTTCAGATAATGCAAATTGCCTATTGTAAAAAGTTACAATAGGTCACACACTTTTCGGATAGGCTCTAAGAACATGTTTGCCAAATGTATAAACATGAGAACTATAATACTTTTAACAAAATAATTTTATATATATGCATATATCTAATTTTTTGGTAAAAGCTTTTTTGCAGGAATTCCTATTAGGGATTCTATTCGTTGTCTTTCTCTTTGATTAATTTTATGTATGGAACAATGATTAACAATTATATATTTTATTGTTCTTTTTGCTATCTCAGAAAAATCTTCTTCACCGATCCTTTTCATAAGTTTATCAATTTGTAGATTTTTATTGTACCCCATTAAAATTCCATGTTTTACCAGGAAAGATGCCGGAGTGTTAATTTCGTCACAAACTTTATTCATAATTCCAATTAATTTATCAGAGCCTAATGAATGAACAATTTTGTAAATAATACCGTACACAATAAGAAAGTTTAGGTTCCAATATATAATTTTTGCCTGCTTCTTTAGTTGATCCTCGCTTAATTTTATATTTACTTCTTTATTTTTTTCAATAATTTTTCTCAATCTTTTTAATATATAATCAAATGCGGCTTTTTGTTCATCTTCATTTTCTATTATTTCGAATGCACAAGATAAAATTCTTAAATGGACACTCATACCTTCTGCAAATATTTTTTCTAGTTTCACTTTTTCTAATGAACCTGCTCGGTTTCTGATAATACACCCCATAACTTCCACTGTTTTAATAGCTCTCCTTAATTCTGTTTCAAAAGGATCTTCATCATCAATATCTTCTTTTTCTCTATCTTCTTGAAATTTTTCTAATTCATCTTTAATCTTAAATACTTCCATTCTTTTCTTTTGAGGTGTTATATTGGCAGGAGGCAAAGCCGCTTTAACAATAATGTCCGCTTGTTCATCAAAAAACTTAACTTCATCTTTTGTCAATGTTGCAAGTTTATATTTGTCGAATAAACCCAATGCTTCACATTCAATTCCTTTCAGGATATTGATATTTTTAGAATGATGAGTTATAAAAATTGTAATGTATGCATTTTCATCTACATGAAGATTTTTTATTAATTTTTCTATCTCTTCCTTTACTTTATCGTCTTCAATATGATCGGCAAAATATTTAGCAACAAAAAAATAATAAAGATATAGATACCGAAATGAGTAATTTCCAAAACCATCTTTTAAAACTATTTGGCTTAAATTTTCTAATAAAGTTTCCCGTTCTATTGCGAGATTAAATTTACTCACATACAATTCCATAAATGAGATGAAATTGTCGGGGGTTAACTCTTCGTTTTTTTCTTTATAAATATAGAAAGCAAGTTCTGTTAAGAAATTTATATAGCTATCAATATCATCACTTTTTACACCATTTT from Candidatus Methanoperedens sp. carries:
- a CDS encoding DUF2080 family transposase-associated protein; this encodes MKREFELHEKNYREKVVTKKTETASMIYLPVSWAGKKVIVILMEE
- a CDS encoding AbrB/MazE/SpoVT family DNA-binding domain-containing protein, with protein sequence MKRKIQKIGSSASIVIPAEFMRDLKLTVGDVLDFSIVKGTIMMKPVAQPIRVKTTGSNHTHQASDSNAKSTF